The Methanolobus chelungpuianus genome contains a region encoding:
- a CDS encoding S-layer protein domain-containing protein, whose translation MKAFTAPGTYEVRGEVVEGTGAQTWTATNFAGFYYDLDDNISTETMEIAAISGRTIAAG comes from the coding sequence ATGAAGGCATTCACAGCCCCTGGAACTTATGAGGTTCGTGGTGAGGTTGTAGAAGGCACAGGTGCTCAGACATGGACTGCTACAAACTTCGCAGGCTTCTACTATGACCTGGATGACAACATTTCTACTGAAACAATGGAGATCGCAGCAATTAGCGGACGTACCATTGCAGCAGGCGA